One window of Pseudomonadota bacterium genomic DNA carries:
- a CDS encoding HesA/MoeB/ThiF family protein — MEALHDFLLAHVQGDLLPWQAQVEAGEHFGLTFGQVEETALKLNILPSRYQRNRQTISTAQQLTLFQSKVAVIGCGGLGGYIIEELARLGIGNIKAIDPDVFEEHNLNRQILCSIPVLGKSKAEVAEARVRDINPAVHLIPIKDAFSKANGVELLHDINVAVDALGNIPTRIELAETCETLGIPLIHGAIGGWYGQITTQLPGDQTIQKIYGQRSEVRGMEKVLGNPSFTPAIIASMEVAETCKLLLNQGTSLHKRILFINILDMEIEDI; from the coding sequence ATGGAAGCATTACACGATTTCTTGCTGGCTCACGTTCAGGGGGATTTATTACCCTGGCAGGCACAGGTAGAGGCCGGAGAACATTTTGGCTTAACATTCGGTCAGGTAGAAGAGACAGCCCTTAAATTGAATATACTGCCTTCCCGTTATCAGCGGAACAGGCAGACCATCTCGACGGCACAGCAATTAACGTTATTCCAAAGTAAGGTTGCCGTTATCGGTTGCGGGGGATTAGGAGGGTACATTATCGAAGAACTGGCCCGGCTTGGCATTGGCAATATAAAGGCTATTGATCCTGATGTGTTCGAAGAACATAACCTGAACCGCCAGATATTATGCAGCATCCCTGTATTAGGTAAATCCAAGGCAGAAGTAGCAGAGGCAAGGGTGAGGGATATAAACCCTGCTGTACATTTAATACCTATTAAAGATGCCTTTTCAAAAGCCAATGGCGTGGAACTTCTCCATGATATTAATGTTGCCGTAGACGCCCTGGGTAACATACCTACACGGATTGAGCTGGCAGAAACCTGTGAAACACTGGGGATTCCTCTAATTCATGGAGCTATTGGTGGCTGGTATGGACAAATTACCACCCAATTGCCAGGGGACCAGACAATCCAGAAGATATATGGCCAGCGCAGTGAAGTCAGGGGGATGGAAAAGGTGTTAGGCAATCCCTCCTTTACGCCTGCAATAATAGCAAGCATGGAGGTTGCCGAAACGTGCAAGTTACTGCTGAATCAGGGGACCTCCCTCCATAAGAGGATCTTATTCATCAATATTCTGGATATGGAAATAGAAGACATC
- a CDS encoding MoaD/ThiS family protein, whose protein sequence is MESIIMRITIKLFATLRTGRFDIETLEFSPGVTIDQVIKELGIPEEEVTLIFVNGHHADIHDTLTDGDTIGLFPPVGGG, encoded by the coding sequence TTGGAAAGTATAATTATGCGCATCACAATAAAACTATTCGCCACGCTGCGAACAGGACGGTTCGATATAGAAACCCTCGAATTTAGTCCTGGTGTCACGATTGACCAGGTAATTAAAGAACTCGGGATTCCCGAAGAGGAAGTAACCTTGATCTTTGTCAATGGTCACCATGCCGATATACATGATACACTTACTGACGGGGATACGATAGGCCTTTTCCCCCCGGTTGGAGGAGGATGA
- a CDS encoding aldehyde ferredoxin oxidoreductase: MDKILRINMGAEGGPKATAVPFGDYAGLGGRGLTSAIVSKEVPPDCHPLSDTNKLVIAPGLLSGTAGSMTGRISMGCKSPLTGGIKESNAGGQPSQVLARLGYGAIVLEGKPKGDDLYKIFINKDGVRITTDNSLKMLGNYDTVEKIKKEFGEKIACISIGPAGEMKLNAASVACTDTELRPTRHAGRGGVGAVMGSKGVKVIVLDDTDMNMRQPKDPEKFKEANKAFTDGLRKHGVTGEALPAYGTNILANILNEAGGYPTYNFKEGRFQGTSKISGETEAALETERGGVATHACHHGCVIRCSGIYNDKDGHYLTKQPEYETVWAHGANCGIDDLDKIAMLDFLDDNIGLDTIEMGATIGVAMEAGLLKFGDADGAINLIKEVGKGTPLGRIIGSGAAITGRVFGVERVPVVKGQAMPAYDPRAVQGIGVTYATTPMGADHTAGYAVATNILKVGGFVDPLKPEGQIDLSRNLQIATAAIDSTGMCLFIAFAIMDQPETFQALLDLINAFYGLNLTADDVVELGKKVLKMERDFNIRAGFTKEQDRLPPFFKTQPLLPHNVTFQVKDEDLDKVFNW; encoded by the coding sequence ATGGACAAGATTTTGAGAATTAATATGGGAGCCGAAGGGGGCCCAAAAGCCACTGCAGTTCCCTTCGGTGATTATGCTGGATTAGGAGGAAGAGGACTTACCTCTGCCATAGTCTCAAAGGAGGTGCCACCTGACTGTCACCCATTAAGCGATACTAATAAGCTTGTCATTGCCCCGGGTCTTCTGAGTGGGACTGCAGGTTCAATGACAGGAAGAATCTCTATGGGATGCAAGAGTCCTCTGACCGGTGGTATTAAGGAGTCTAATGCTGGAGGACAACCATCCCAGGTGCTTGCCAGGCTGGGCTATGGGGCCATCGTGCTTGAGGGAAAACCCAAGGGTGATGACCTCTACAAAATATTTATCAACAAAGATGGCGTTCGTATCACAACCGATAATAGCCTCAAGATGCTGGGTAATTACGATACAGTGGAAAAAATAAAAAAGGAGTTTGGCGAAAAGATTGCCTGCATTTCTATCGGCCCTGCAGGAGAGATGAAGCTGAACGCTGCATCAGTAGCATGCACCGATACTGAATTGAGGCCGACAAGGCATGCAGGACGGGGTGGCGTGGGAGCTGTAATGGGTTCAAAGGGTGTGAAGGTTATTGTCCTTGATGATACAGACATGAACATGCGCCAGCCAAAAGACCCGGAGAAATTTAAAGAAGCGAACAAGGCATTCACAGATGGTCTCAGGAAACACGGGGTAACAGGGGAAGCTCTGCCTGCCTATGGTACAAACATCCTCGCGAATATCCTTAACGAAGCCGGAGGTTATCCTACTTACAACTTCAAAGAAGGAAGGTTTCAAGGGACTTCAAAGATTAGCGGAGAGACAGAGGCAGCATTAGAAACTGAGCGCGGTGGAGTGGCAACCCATGCTTGCCATCACGGCTGTGTCATCCGCTGCTCCGGTATCTATAACGATAAAGATGGCCATTACCTGACGAAACAGCCTGAATATGAGACTGTCTGGGCACATGGCGCAAACTGTGGAATAGATGACCTGGACAAGATTGCTATGCTGGACTTTCTCGATGATAATATAGGACTGGATACAATAGAGATGGGTGCTACCATCGGAGTAGCCATGGAAGCTGGCCTCCTTAAATTCGGTGATGCTGATGGTGCTATCAACCTGATAAAAGAGGTTGGTAAGGGTACACCCTTAGGACGTATAATCGGAAGTGGAGCAGCCATAACAGGCAGAGTATTCGGCGTGGAGAGAGTTCCTGTGGTCAAGGGCCAGGCTATGCCTGCCTATGATCCACGGGCAGTACAGGGTATTGGTGTAACCTATGCCACAACCCCGATGGGAGCTGACCATACTGCAGGGTATGCAGTAGCCACGAACATCCTCAAGGTAGGAGGTTTTGTGGATCCTCTGAAACCAGAAGGGCAGATAGACCTTTCCAGAAACCTCCAGATTGCAACTGCTGCTATTGACTCCACAGGCATGTGCCTGTTTATCGCCTTTGCTATTATGGACCAGCCCGAAACCTTCCAGGCTTTGCTTGATTTGATCAATGCCTTCTACGGACTCAACTTAACCGCCGATGATGTAGTGGAGCTCGGGAAAAAGGTTCTGAAAATGGAGAGGGATTTTAATATAAGGGCAGGCTTTACAAAAGAACAGGACCGCTTGCCTCCATTCTTTAAAACACAACCATTACTCCCTCATAATGTGACATTCCAGGTAAAGGATGAGGATCTGGATAAGGTATTCAACTGGTAA
- a CDS encoding tetratricopeptide repeat protein translates to MDAVTYPDKNVIEFITKNIIPLRVPYNLEPLATDFTIKWTPTLVVLDKNGKEHYRTVGFLPPEELIPSLLLGIAKVHFELDQFKDAISNLEKILKDYPKSGAAPEAVYLHGVSNFKTTHERKPLKQAYERLTKEYPQSEWAKRALPYRLL, encoded by the coding sequence ATGGATGCAGTTACGTATCCGGATAAAAATGTGATTGAATTCATTACAAAAAACATCATACCGCTACGCGTGCCATACAACTTAGAACCACTGGCTACTGATTTTACTATTAAATGGACTCCCACCCTTGTAGTCCTTGACAAAAATGGCAAGGAACATTACCGGACAGTCGGTTTTCTTCCCCCTGAAGAATTGATCCCTTCACTACTACTTGGCATCGCAAAGGTCCACTTTGAACTTGACCAATTCAAGGATGCAATCTCAAACCTTGAGAAGATTTTGAAGGATTATCCAAAAAGTGGTGCCGCACCCGAAGCAGTCTATTTACACGGGGTGAGTAACTTTAAAACTACACATGAGAGAAAACCCTTGAAACAAGCATACGAAAGGCTTACAAAAGAATACCCGCAAAGTGAGTGGGCAAAGAGGGCATTGCCGTATCGGTTGCTTTAG